The following coding sequences lie in one Mucilaginibacter sp. KACC 22773 genomic window:
- a CDS encoding Arm DNA-binding domain-containing protein: protein MKTKNFNLLFYLKKVKGYESGNLPIYLRISVDGKRSEATIGRGIEPEKWDEKRGKARGNTEDARSLNAHLDSILAKLKRIHTHLLDSEEEIFVDTLRNELD from the coding sequence ATGAAGACAAAAAATTTTAACCTACTTTTTTACTTAAAGAAGGTAAAGGGCTATGAATCAGGTAATCTACCTATCTATTTGCGTATTTCCGTTGACGGAAAAAGGAGTGAGGCAACTATCGGGCGAGGAATCGAACCTGAAAAATGGGACGAAAAACGCGGAAAAGCCCGTGGAAATACGGAGGATGCCAGGAGTTTAAATGCCCATTTGGACAGTATCCTGGCGAAGCTGAAACGTATCCATACCCACCTGCTGGACAGTGAAGAAGAGATCTTCGTCGATACCTTGCGGAACGAACTGGACTGA